In a genomic window of Nothobranchius furzeri strain GRZ-AD chromosome 14, NfurGRZ-RIMD1, whole genome shotgun sequence:
- the hyal4 gene encoding hyaluronidase-4 — translation MLVVPVGRTSSSHHVVPVALTFSWLLLLFQATFGQKPAKLPLISQKPFIAAWNAPLDMCTIKYNITTNLDRLFHIQGSPRADWTGQNVTIFYANRLGFYPHYTPQGSPVHGGLPQNCSLDLHLLKAYQDIVHFIPSEDFRGLAVIDWEFWRPQWDRNWHKKDIYRRKSKELAMKAYVNLTATQVEALARHRFEKSSKVFMQKTIQLGTQLRPNALWGFYLYPDCHNYNLHEKNYTGLCPLLESMRNDELLWLWNSSTALFPSVAIRKSHTNSISNLHFAQHRIRESLRIASLTSREYDLPTYVYLRLGYRDDALAFLTTKDLIHTIGESAALGAAGFVIWGDLNLTSSRHNCTLVKSFINHRLGEYVTNVTRAAEVCSDFLCQGNGRCVRRDPHAHHYLHLSADTYQIRPSGDGDFSVTGWPSQHELQLLTERFRCHCYEGHEGENCDSLNKVKEDYTPQRKHEKDEQERRRTEWEDEQGDQPDCRESAALLISCCGHMMLVMLLLNLLLVEVVV, via the exons ATGCTCGTGGTGCCAGTGGGTAGGACATCCTCCTCCCACCATGTAGTACCTGTTGCACTTACCTTCTCCTGGCTGCTCCTGCTTTTCCAGGCCACCTTTGGCCAGAAGCCAGCAAAACTTCCATTGATTAGCCAGAAGCCTTTCATTGCTGCCTGGAATGCTCCTCTAGATATGTGCACCATCAAGTACAACATCACAACCAACCTGGACCGTCTTTTTCACATCCAGGGAAGCCCACGGGCGGACTGGACCGGCCAGAATGTGACTATTTTTTATGCAAACCGGCTAGGCTTCTACCCCCACTACACACCCCAAGGCAGCCCCGTCCACGGCGGCCTCCCTCAGAACTGCAGTCTGGACCTGCACCTGCTCAAAGCTTACCAGGACATTGTTCACTTCATTCCCTCAGAAGACTTCCGTGGGCTAGCTGTGATTGATTGGGAATTCTGGCGGCCTCAGTGGGACCGTAACTGGCACAAGAAGGATATCTACAGGCGCAAATCGAAGGAGCTCGCTATGAAGGCGTACGTGAATTTGACTGCCACCCAGGTGGAGGCGCTGGCAAGGCACAGGTTTGAGAAAAGTTCCAAAGTGTTCATGCAGAAGACAATCCAGCTGGGAACACAGCTTCGACCCAATGCTCTTTGGGGGTTCTACCTCTATCCAGACTGTCACAACTATAATTTGCATGAGAAGAACTACACTGGCCTCTGCCCCCTGCTGGAGAGTATGAGGAACGATGAGCTTCTGTGGCTCTGGAACAGCAGTACAGCGCTGTTTCCCTCTGTGGCGATCCGGAAGAGTCACACCAACAGCATCAGTAATCTGCACTTCGCCCAGCACAGGATCAGAGAGTCCCTCCGCATCGCCTCGCTGACCTCCAGGGAGTACGACCTTCCCACCTACGTTTACCTCAGGCTGGGCTACCGGGATGACGCCCTGGCCTTCCTCACCACA AAGGACTTGATTCATACCATCGGAGAGAGCGCTGCTCTGGGTGCTGCAGGGTTCGTTATTTGGGGTGACCTCAACTTGACCTCTTCCAGG CATAACTGCACTTTGGTGAAGTCCTTCATAAACCACCGCCTTGGTGAGTACGTCACCAACGTGACAAGGGCCGCTGAAGTTTGCAGCGACTTCCTGTGCCAAGGCAACGGACGCTGCGTTCGCCGTGACCCCCACGCTCACCATTACCTCCACCTGAGTGCTGACACCTATCAGATTCGTCCCTCTGGGGATGGGGACTTTTCTGTAACTGGCTGGCCATCGCAGCATGAGCTGCAGCTACTGACTGAGAGATTTCGCTGCCACTGCTACGAAGGCCATGAAGGAGAGAATTGTGACAGCTTGAACAAAGTGAAGGAGGACTATACGCCACAGAGGAAGCATGAGAAAGATGAGCAAGAGAGGAGAAGAACAGAATGGGAGGATGAGCAGGGGGACCAGCCGGACTGCAGAGAAAGTGCTGCCCTGTTGATCAGCTGCTGTGGACACATGATGCTGGTGATGCTTCTGTTGAACTTACTGCTTGTAGAGGTGGTTGTGTAG